From a region of the Streptomyces tirandamycinicus genome:
- a CDS encoding YbjN domain-containing protein — MADPRQIIEAYLKDAELEWECPEPGAYVVTLPGTRKLATTCSLRVGRHTLSVNAFVIRHPDENEARVHRWLLERNLKLYGVSYAVDRLGDVYLVGRLPLSAVGPEELDRLLGTVLEAADGAFNSLLELGFAAAIRKEYAWRVARGESTRNLEAFTHLTRQATD, encoded by the coding sequence ATGGCTGACCCGCGGCAGATCATCGAGGCGTATCTCAAGGACGCGGAGCTGGAGTGGGAGTGCCCGGAACCGGGCGCCTACGTCGTCACCCTCCCCGGTACGCGCAAGCTCGCCACGACCTGCTCCCTGCGTGTCGGCCGGCACACGCTGTCCGTCAACGCCTTCGTCATCCGCCACCCCGACGAGAACGAGGCCCGTGTCCACCGCTGGCTGCTGGAGCGCAATCTCAAGCTGTACGGGGTGAGCTACGCGGTCGACCGGCTCGGCGACGTCTACCTCGTGGGCAGGCTCCCGCTGTCGGCGGTCGGCCCCGAGGAACTCGACCGGCTGCTCGGGACGGTGCTGGAGGCCGCGGACGGCGCGTTCAACTCCCTGCTGGAGCTCGGGTTCGCCGCCGCCATTCGCAAGGAGTACGCGTGGCGGGTCGCGCGCGGCGAATCCACCCGCAATCTGGAGGCGTTCACGCATCTGACCCGGCAGGCCACGGACTGA
- the mshA gene encoding D-inositol-3-phosphate glycosyltransferase, with product MSQYVSRLAGTLAAPPRLRLPGHHRRPRRVAMLSVHTSPLHQPGTGDAGGMNVYIVELARRLAAIGVEVEIFTRATAGGLPTAVELAPGVLVRHVDAGPYEGLAKEDLPAQLCAFTHGVMRAWAGHRPGHYDLVHSHYWLSGHVGWLAAERWGVPLVHAMHTMAKVKNAALADGDTPEPAARVIGETQIVEAADRLIANTAEEAGELVRHYGAHPAKVAVVHPGVNLDRFRVADGRSAARARLGLPRDAVIPLFAGRIQPLKAPDVLLRAVALLLEQDPSLRSRMVVPIVGGPSGSGLSKPEGLQKLAAGLGIADVVRFQPPVAQGRLADWFRAASVLVMPSHSESFGLVAIEAQAAGTPVVAASVGGLPVAVRDGRTGFLVSGHDPADYARVLRRFVDDPRLTGRMGAAAAEHARGFGWDTAASATAEVYTAAMHEHRRRVRSHHG from the coding sequence GTGAGCCAGTACGTGTCCCGGCTCGCCGGCACCCTGGCGGCGCCGCCCCGGCTGCGGCTGCCCGGCCACCATCGCAGACCGCGCCGGGTGGCCATGCTCAGCGTGCACACCTCACCCCTGCACCAGCCGGGCACCGGCGACGCGGGCGGGATGAACGTCTACATCGTGGAGCTGGCCAGGCGGCTCGCGGCCATCGGCGTGGAGGTCGAGATCTTCACCCGCGCCACGGCGGGCGGACTGCCGACGGCGGTCGAGCTCGCGCCGGGCGTGCTGGTGCGGCACGTGGACGCCGGTCCGTACGAGGGGCTGGCCAAGGAGGACCTGCCGGCTCAGCTGTGCGCCTTCACCCACGGCGTGATGCGGGCGTGGGCGGGGCACCGGCCGGGCCACTACGACCTCGTCCACTCCCACTACTGGCTGTCCGGCCACGTCGGCTGGCTGGCGGCCGAGCGCTGGGGCGTACCCCTGGTCCACGCCATGCACACCATGGCCAAGGTCAAGAACGCCGCGCTCGCCGACGGGGACACCCCCGAGCCCGCGGCCCGGGTGATCGGCGAGACCCAGATCGTCGAGGCGGCCGACCGGCTGATCGCCAACACCGCCGAGGAGGCCGGCGAGCTGGTCCGCCACTACGGCGCCCACCCCGCGAAGGTCGCCGTCGTCCACCCCGGTGTGAACCTCGACCGCTTCCGGGTCGCCGACGGCCGTTCGGCCGCGCGCGCCCGGCTGGGCCTTCCCAGGGACGCCGTGATCCCGCTGTTCGCCGGTCGCATCCAGCCGCTGAAGGCTCCCGATGTGCTGCTGAGGGCCGTCGCGCTGTTGCTGGAGCAGGATCCTTCGCTGCGGTCCCGGATGGTGGTGCCGATAGTGGGCGGCCCGAGCGGCAGCGGACTGTCCAAGCCGGAGGGCCTGCAGAAACTGGCGGCAGGTCTGGGCATCGCCGATGTCGTGCGGTTCCAGCCGCCGGTCGCGCAGGGCCGGCTCGCGGACTGGTTCCGTGCGGCGTCGGTGCTGGTCATGCCGTCGCACAGCGAGTCGTTCGGGCTGGTCGCCATAGAGGCGCAGGCGGCCGGCACGCCCGTCGTCGCGGCCTCGGTCGGCGGGCTGCCGGTGGCCGTGCGGGACGGCCGGACGGGCTTCCTGGTGTCCGGCCACGACCCCGCGGACTACGCCCGCGTACTGCGCCGCTTCGTCGACGACCCGCGCCTGACGGGCCGGATGGGCGCGGCGGCGGCCGAGCACGCCCGCGGCTTCGGCTGGGACACGGCGGCTTCGGCCACCGCCGAGGTCTACACGGCCGCCATGCACGAGCACCGCCGTCGCGTACGCTCCCACCATGGCTGA
- a CDS encoding class I SAM-dependent methyltransferase, translating to MPPRPVTPSPRPVGTVTRGTTNPNRLRRMDRWIAAVHGPALRRSAAAPVAVDLGYGAAPWTAVELLARLRAAEPRTRVVGVEIEPARVAAARPYARDGLSFVHGGFEVPLPGPVRPLVIRAANVLRQYDEEQVAEVWRRLCARLAPGGLLVEGTCDEIGRRHVWVALGPEGPRTVTFATRLGSLDRPSDLAERLPKALIHRNVPGEPVHAFLRDFDRAWAAAAPYASLGARQRWIRAVRLLAADWPLTDAGTDGRRRWRQGEVTVEWAALAPGSSRTDPG from the coding sequence ATGCCCCCGCGCCCCGTCACGCCCTCGCCCCGCCCCGTGGGCACGGTGACGCGCGGCACCACCAATCCGAACCGGCTGCGCCGCATGGACCGCTGGATCGCCGCCGTGCACGGCCCGGCGCTGCGCCGGTCGGCGGCCGCGCCCGTAGCGGTCGACCTCGGCTACGGGGCCGCTCCCTGGACCGCCGTGGAACTGCTGGCGAGGCTGCGCGCGGCCGAACCGCGCACCAGGGTCGTGGGTGTCGAGATCGAGCCGGCCCGGGTGGCGGCCGCCCGTCCGTACGCCCGGGACGGGCTGAGCTTCGTCCACGGCGGCTTCGAGGTCCCGCTGCCCGGCCCCGTCCGCCCGCTGGTCATCAGGGCGGCCAACGTACTCCGCCAGTACGACGAGGAGCAGGTCGCCGAGGTGTGGCGGCGGCTGTGCGCCCGTCTCGCGCCCGGCGGTCTGCTGGTCGAGGGGACCTGCGACGAGATCGGCCGCCGGCACGTATGGGTGGCGCTCGGCCCGGAGGGCCCGAGGACGGTGACCTTCGCCACACGCCTCGGCTCCCTGGACCGCCCCTCCGACCTCGCCGAACGTCTGCCCAAGGCACTCATCCACCGCAATGTGCCGGGCGAGCCCGTCCACGCGTTCCTGCGGGACTTCGACCGGGCGTGGGCGGCCGCGGCGCCCTATGCCTCGCTCGGCGCACGGCAGCGCTGGATCAGGGCGGTGCGCCTGCTGGCCGCGGACTGGCCGCTGACGGACGCCGGCACGGACGGGCGGCGGCGGTGGCGGCAGGGCGAAGTGACCGTCGAGTGGGCGGCGCTGGCCCCCGGTTCGTCCCGTACCGACCCCGGCTGA
- a CDS encoding C40 family peptidase: MNRRRWAATVTVVGAVTLLSAPGHAFAVPQPPESPRKSLEEVREELDELYRKAASATDAYNLAEEQAERQSAQLVALAKEIAEGRARIDDLKDRAGATARAQYRGGGLPPEAQLVLTDDPQLFLDAAGRIKAGGKATKDLLGELNRTQADLRTYNKEASVQWALLEANRVKKEKHKKEIDERIAAARRIEAQLQKEELARLRKLEQEAADRAQTAWLGSGILEEINGRASEQGKAAVAFATEQIGKPYVWGAEGPGSYDCSGLTSQAWAAAGRGIPRTSQEQWRLLPRVDIKDMRPGDLIIYHADASHVGMYVGDGAIVHAPRPGRNVTLAGAGSMAILGVVRPDK, from the coding sequence GTGAACCGACGCCGTTGGGCCGCCACCGTCACGGTGGTGGGCGCCGTGACGCTGCTGTCCGCGCCGGGACATGCCTTCGCCGTACCCCAGCCGCCCGAATCGCCCCGAAAGAGCCTCGAAGAGGTGCGCGAGGAGCTCGACGAGCTCTACCGGAAGGCCGCTTCGGCCACGGACGCCTACAACCTGGCCGAGGAGCAGGCCGAACGGCAGTCGGCGCAGCTCGTGGCGCTGGCCAAGGAGATCGCCGAGGGGCGGGCCAGGATCGACGACCTCAAGGACCGGGCCGGTGCCACGGCCCGCGCCCAGTACCGGGGCGGCGGCCTGCCGCCCGAGGCGCAGTTGGTCCTCACCGACGACCCGCAGCTCTTCCTCGACGCCGCCGGACGCATCAAGGCGGGCGGCAAGGCGACGAAGGACCTCCTCGGCGAACTGAACCGGACCCAGGCCGACTTGCGGACCTACAACAAGGAGGCAAGCGTCCAGTGGGCGCTGCTGGAGGCGAACCGGGTCAAGAAGGAGAAGCACAAGAAGGAGATCGACGAGCGGATCGCCGCGGCCAGGAGGATAGAGGCACAGCTCCAGAAGGAGGAGCTGGCGCGACTGCGGAAGCTGGAGCAGGAAGCCGCCGACCGGGCCCAGACGGCCTGGCTGGGCTCCGGCATCCTCGAGGAGATCAACGGCCGGGCGAGCGAGCAGGGCAAGGCCGCGGTCGCCTTCGCGACCGAGCAGATCGGCAAGCCCTACGTGTGGGGCGCCGAAGGGCCCGGCTCCTACGACTGCTCCGGACTGACCTCCCAGGCCTGGGCGGCCGCCGGGCGCGGCATTCCGCGCACCTCGCAGGAGCAGTGGCGGCTGCTGCCGCGCGTCGACATCAAGGACATGCGGCCGGGCGACTTGATCATCTACCACGCGGACGCCAGCCATGTGGGGATGTACGTGGGCGACGGCGCCATCGTCCACGCGCCCCGGCCCGGGCGGAACGTGACGCTGGCGGGTGCGGGCTCGATGGCGATCCTCGGGGTCGTCCGTCCGGACAAGTGA
- a CDS encoding PP2C family protein-serine/threonine phosphatase, with the protein MPVPVPRQRTGSPVTAGPVAAAPAPAGPVAVDPVPESALGPVPASAVDPVSESAGGGDLTLLVIEDDPTGTFTVPELLGAAGTRVRIRTARNLTEAERLLTDDIHCILVDLALPGSARDRAEGDDLAVLRHVLRIAPKHAVLALAADADSERAAEAVRVGAQDFLHRDELDGRVLSRAIRYAVERKRADSAQVKLAESRLRAQENARLERGLLPTPLLQGSDLRFAARYRPGRSRALLGGDFYDTVRTPDGTVHAMIGDVCGHGPDEAALGVELRIAWRALTFAGMCGDELLSTLQQVLEHERESDEIFATLCTVDIAPDGRRAGLCLAGHPSPLVVRKGRPAQLLPYESGGPALGLLPRARWPRRQVDLGAAWSLMMYTDGLIEGRITPGGDRLGQDGMVDMVNRQLAAGLSGEALLEAAVAEVREMNGGDLTDDVAVLLLDRHRAHG; encoded by the coding sequence ATGCCCGTACCCGTTCCGCGCCAGCGGACCGGCTCACCAGTCACCGCAGGCCCCGTCGCCGCAGCGCCGGCCCCCGCGGGTCCCGTCGCCGTCGACCCCGTGCCGGAGTCCGCCCTCGGCCCCGTGCCGGCGTCCGCCGTCGACCCCGTCTCGGAGTCCGCCGGCGGAGGCGACCTCACGCTCCTGGTCATCGAGGACGACCCTACGGGCACCTTCACCGTCCCCGAACTGCTCGGCGCCGCCGGCACGCGGGTCCGTATCCGCACGGCCCGCAACCTCACCGAGGCCGAGCGGCTCCTCACCGACGACATCCACTGCATCCTCGTGGATCTCGCGCTGCCCGGCTCCGCCCGCGACCGCGCGGAGGGCGACGACCTGGCCGTGCTGCGGCACGTTCTGCGCATCGCCCCGAAGCACGCCGTGCTGGCACTCGCGGCGGACGCCGACTCCGAGCGCGCCGCCGAGGCCGTACGGGTCGGGGCACAGGACTTCCTGCACCGCGACGAGCTGGACGGCAGGGTCCTCAGCCGGGCCATCCGCTACGCCGTGGAGCGCAAGCGCGCCGACAGCGCGCAGGTGAAGCTGGCCGAGTCGCGGCTGCGGGCGCAGGAGAACGCCCGGCTCGAGCGGGGGCTCCTGCCCACACCCCTGCTGCAGGGCAGTGACCTGCGGTTCGCGGCCCGCTACCGCCCGGGACGCTCGCGCGCCCTGCTCGGCGGCGACTTCTACGACACGGTCCGCACCCCGGACGGCACGGTCCACGCGATGATCGGCGACGTCTGCGGGCACGGCCCCGACGAGGCCGCCCTCGGCGTGGAGCTTCGCATCGCCTGGCGTGCGCTGACGTTCGCCGGGATGTGCGGGGACGAGCTGCTCTCCACGCTCCAGCAGGTGCTGGAGCACGAACGCGAGAGTGACGAGATCTTCGCGACCCTCTGCACGGTCGACATCGCCCCGGACGGCCGGCGCGCGGGCCTGTGCCTGGCCGGCCACCCGTCCCCGCTGGTCGTCCGCAAGGGGCGGCCCGCGCAGCTGCTCCCGTACGAGAGCGGCGGCCCGGCCCTGGGCCTGCTGCCGCGCGCCCGCTGGCCGCGCCGGCAGGTGGATCTGGGGGCCGCGTGGAGCCTGATGATGTACACGGACGGCCTGATCGAAGGCCGGATCACGCCGGGCGGCGACCGGCTGGGCCAGGACGGCATGGTCGACATGGTCAACCGCCAGCTGGCGGCCGGGCTCAGCGGCGAGGCGCTGCTGGAGGCCGCGGTGGCGGAGGTGCGCGAGATGAACGGCGGCGATCTGACCGACGACGTGGCGGTGCTGCTGCTGGACCGCCACCGGGCACACGGCTGA
- a CDS encoding DUF2516 family protein — MLLEGFGTILWLLNLAMLVLAVVALGFAAFAREDAYRAAGKQSKMFWLILLGVTVAVNLIIPMLFLQIAGLIATIVFLVDVRPALQQVSGGGRRGGSSSDGPYGPYNGGR, encoded by the coding sequence ATGTTGCTCGAGGGATTCGGCACGATTCTCTGGCTGCTCAACCTGGCCATGCTCGTTCTCGCGGTGGTCGCGCTGGGTTTCGCCGCCTTCGCCCGTGAGGACGCGTACCGTGCGGCCGGCAAGCAGTCGAAGATGTTCTGGCTGATCCTGCTCGGTGTCACGGTCGCCGTGAACCTGATCATTCCGATGCTGTTCCTGCAGATCGCCGGGCTGATCGCGACGATCGTCTTCCTGGTCGACGTCCGCCCGGCCCTTCAGCAGGTGTCCGGCGGCGGCCGGCGCGGCGGCTCGAGCAGCGACGGGCCGTACGGGCCCTACAACGGCGGACGGTAG
- a CDS encoding helix-turn-helix domain-containing protein — protein MASLNVGSLGDYLREQRRSAQLSLRQLADAAGVSNPYLSQIERGLRKPSAEVLQQVAKALRISAETLYVRAGILDERERDELETRAVILADPSINEKQKQVLLQIYESFRKENGFDADTDRDTAEDGPRTAAGSGADQPSSPEV, from the coding sequence ATGGCATCCCTCAACGTCGGCAGTCTCGGTGACTACCTCCGCGAGCAGCGGCGCAGCGCGCAGCTGTCGCTGCGGCAGCTCGCCGACGCCGCCGGGGTGTCCAATCCGTACCTGAGCCAGATCGAGCGCGGGCTGCGCAAGCCGAGTGCCGAGGTGCTGCAGCAGGTCGCCAAGGCACTGCGGATCTCCGCCGAGACGCTGTACGTGCGGGCCGGGATCCTCGACGAGCGCGAGCGGGACGAACTGGAGACGCGGGCCGTCATCCTGGCGGACCCCTCGATCAACGAGAAGCAGAAGCAGGTGCTGCTGCAGATCTACGAATCGTTCCGCAAGGAGAACGGCTTCGACGCCGATACGGATAGGGACACCGCTGAGGACGGCCCCCGCACGGCCGCAGGAAGTGGTGCCGACCAACCCTCATCACCCGAAGTCTGA
- a CDS encoding DIP1984 family protein produces MKLAEALAERAEATRRVEQLRARVVSSARYQEGETPAEDAARLLAEAGEVLSALETLIRRINRTNATVEMGSDGTLTDALARRDVLRLRHSVVTAAADAAAGSGERGFGRQLRSELMMLSALPVAELRGQADVLAREIREVDVRIQRTNWEVDLLD; encoded by the coding sequence GTGAAGCTTGCTGAGGCACTGGCAGAACGTGCGGAAGCGACGCGCCGTGTAGAACAGTTGCGAGCGCGCGTCGTCAGCAGTGCGCGGTACCAGGAGGGGGAGACGCCCGCCGAGGATGCCGCCCGGTTGTTGGCTGAGGCCGGTGAGGTGCTGAGCGCTCTGGAGACGTTGATCCGGCGGATCAACCGGACCAATGCCACCGTGGAGATGGGTTCGGACGGCACGCTCACCGATGCCCTCGCACGCCGGGATGTCCTGCGGTTGCGTCACTCCGTGGTCACCGCGGCGGCGGACGCGGCGGCGGGTAGCGGCGAGCGGGGATTCGGCCGACAGCTTCGGTCCGAGCTGATGATGCTTTCCGCGCTTCCGGTGGCGGAACTGCGCGGTCAGGCGGATGTTCTCGCGCGGGAGATCCGCGAGGTCGATGTGCGGATCCAGCGTACGAACTGGGAGGTGGATCTGCTGGACTGA
- a CDS encoding DUF4240 domain-containing protein: MDIDSFWKLIEECRRQTRGRDERLTWLCDELSRRPLTEIVQFQVRLDEVTHEAFTWDLWAAAERIFGGWCSDDGFCYFGLWMVGIGREAFVRAVIDPDSLADTPEVQCLVGRPRELWNDDWPEWESLDYVAMEAYGLLTRADDDCGDAFYEAVEAEEGAVGGNRGPRGEQWDVRCEDEAMRKLPRLSAMFPLRPLVR, from the coding sequence GTGGACATCGACTCCTTCTGGAAGCTCATCGAAGAGTGCCGACGGCAGACGCGGGGCCGGGACGAACGGCTGACGTGGTTGTGTGACGAGTTGTCGCGGAGGCCGCTGACAGAGATCGTGCAGTTCCAGGTTCGCCTGGACGAAGTGACGCACGAAGCCTTCACCTGGGATCTCTGGGCTGCTGCGGAGCGGATCTTCGGCGGCTGGTGTTCGGACGACGGATTCTGCTACTTCGGCCTGTGGATGGTGGGGATCGGTCGGGAAGCCTTCGTGCGGGCAGTGATCGATCCCGACTCTCTGGCAGACACCCCAGAGGTTCAGTGCCTGGTGGGTCGCCCTCGGGAGCTCTGGAACGACGACTGGCCGGAGTGGGAGTCTCTCGACTATGTCGCCATGGAGGCGTATGGACTACTCACCCGCGCGGACGACGACTGCGGCGACGCATTCTATGAAGCCGTCGAAGCCGAGGAGGGCGCTGTAGGCGGCAATCGAGGGCCGCGCGGCGAGCAGTGGGACGTGCGATGCGAAGACGAGGCGATGCGCAAACTGCCGAGACTGAGCGCGATGTTTCCCCTCCGGCCACTGGTCCGGTAG
- a CDS encoding PIN domain-containing protein, translating into MIHYLLDSSGLWRLLREEQLKDAWLETTTLRAIGSCAPQRAEFRRSARNAVEYEAMGDMFMDLYPDVPLPKRLWDWVETAQYALAEKGALSAAGPLDLMICATAVHHGLVVLHDDADFVTVARFLPDVSERNVRNVPGL; encoded by the coding sequence GTGATCCACTACCTGCTCGACTCCTCGGGTCTGTGGCGCCTTCTGCGCGAGGAGCAACTGAAGGACGCGTGGCTGGAGACCACCACCCTCCGGGCCATCGGGTCGTGCGCTCCCCAGCGGGCCGAGTTCCGGCGCTCAGCGCGCAATGCCGTGGAGTACGAGGCCATGGGGGACATGTTCATGGACCTGTACCCCGACGTACCTCTCCCGAAGAGGTTGTGGGACTGGGTCGAAACGGCCCAGTATGCGCTCGCGGAGAAGGGGGCGCTCAGCGCGGCCGGGCCGCTCGACCTGATGATCTGCGCGACCGCAGTGCATCATGGATTGGTTGTACTGCACGACGACGCTGATTTCGTCACTGTGGCCCGCTTCCTGCCCGACGTCAGCGAGCGGAATGTGCGCAACGTTCCAGGCCTGTAG
- a CDS encoding type II toxin-antitoxin system VapB family antitoxin has translation MSVTTIDLDDDALEKAMRVAGGGTKKDVVNAALREYAERHERAALVAKHFHAAQQWDYEGWQQRRVEDKQGGV, from the coding sequence ATGAGCGTGACGACGATCGACCTTGATGATGATGCGTTGGAGAAGGCCATGCGTGTCGCCGGTGGTGGCACCAAGAAGGACGTGGTCAATGCCGCCCTTCGCGAGTACGCCGAACGCCATGAGCGGGCCGCGCTCGTAGCCAAGCACTTCCACGCCGCCCAGCAGTGGGACTACGAGGGCTGGCAGCAGCGACGCGTCGAGGACAAGCAGGGCGGCGTGTGA
- a CDS encoding AmfC protein yields MSTPGTGQSPGPVQTTRGACSGAGTVRPPAQRTGEGRPDPGARDLAALRLPELRALRKESQRDEADLSYVRRLLQGRIDILRAELTRRSAPPSPLPPGPASAPERPGPDAAVVDRLSRILADPPSRRGSSARHVTLSEPRGEEYRLLAAEMLSEVELSDLDARTDDELRAAMGRLAGYEQEVSGQRQQLQRTADDCSAEIARRYREGEAQVDDLLT; encoded by the coding sequence ATGAGCACACCTGGCACCGGGCAGTCGCCCGGTCCCGTACAGACGACCCGCGGTGCCTGCTCGGGGGCCGGCACCGTCCGCCCGCCCGCGCAGCGCACCGGCGAAGGCCGTCCCGACCCCGGTGCGCGCGATCTCGCCGCGCTGCGGCTGCCGGAGCTGCGGGCCCTGCGCAAGGAGTCCCAGCGGGACGAGGCCGACCTGAGCTATGTGCGGCGGCTGCTGCAGGGCCGAATCGACATCCTGCGCGCGGAGCTGACCCGGCGCTCGGCACCGCCGTCGCCGCTGCCGCCCGGTCCGGCGTCCGCGCCGGAGCGGCCGGGACCGGACGCCGCCGTGGTCGACCGGCTCTCGCGGATCCTCGCCGACCCGCCGTCCCGGCGCGGCAGTTCGGCCCGGCACGTCACGCTGTCCGAGCCGCGCGGCGAGGAGTACCGGCTGCTGGCCGCGGAGATGCTCTCCGAGGTCGAGCTGTCCGACCTGGACGCGCGCACGGACGACGAACTGCGCGCGGCCATGGGGCGGCTCGCGGGCTACGAACAGGAAGTCTCGGGGCAGCGGCAGCAGTTGCAGCGCACCGCGGACGACTGCAGCGCGGAGATCGCCCGCAGGTACCGCGAGGGCGAAGCGCAGGTGGACGACCTGCTCACCTGA
- the dtd gene encoding D-aminoacyl-tRNA deacylase: protein MRAVVQRVDGASVVVAGETVGEIVGEGLCVLVGVTHGDTTEQAAQLARKLWSVRILEGEKSCSDVNAPLLVISQFTLYGDARKGRRPTWNAAAPGEIAEPLVDEVVARLRELGAHVETGRFGAQMRVSLTNNGPFTVLLEV from the coding sequence ATGCGTGCAGTGGTGCAGAGGGTCGACGGCGCGAGCGTCGTGGTGGCCGGTGAGACCGTGGGAGAGATCGTCGGCGAGGGGCTGTGCGTCCTGGTGGGGGTGACCCACGGGGACACGACCGAGCAGGCGGCACAGCTGGCCCGCAAGCTGTGGTCGGTGCGGATCCTCGAAGGTGAGAAGTCCTGCTCGGACGTGAACGCTCCGTTGCTGGTGATCTCGCAGTTCACTCTCTACGGGGACGCCCGCAAGGGCCGCCGGCCCACCTGGAACGCCGCGGCGCCCGGCGAGATCGCCGAGCCGCTCGTCGACGAGGTGGTGGCGCGGCTGCGGGAGCTGGGGGCGCATGTGGAGACGGGCCGGTTCGGGGCGCAGATGAGGGTGTCGCTCACCAACAACGGCCCGTTCACGGTGCTGCTGGAGGTGTAG
- a CDS encoding YgfZ/GcvT domain-containing protein: protein MKSPLLSLPGAVPAEGRDEGVAAHYGDLFREQRALADGTGLVDLSHRGVITVSGKDRLGWLHLLLTQHVSELPPGEATEALILSAHGHIEHALYLVDDGETVWAHVEPGTREALLAYLESMKFFYQVDIADRTDEFAVVFLPAGSIAEVPEGVVVRETPQGRDLFLPRAALESYAAANGPAIGVLAYEALRVEAHRPRLGFETDHRTIPHELGLIGAAVHLQKGCYRGQETVARVHNLGKPPRRLVFLHLDGSEVHLPGHGTPVRLAADGADGRQLGFVTTSARHHELGPIALALVKRNVPVDAELMAGSTAAAQEVVVEP from the coding sequence ATGAAGAGCCCTCTGCTGTCGCTGCCCGGCGCCGTCCCCGCCGAGGGGCGCGACGAAGGTGTCGCCGCCCACTACGGCGATCTGTTCCGCGAGCAGCGTGCCCTCGCCGACGGCACCGGTCTCGTCGACCTCTCGCACCGGGGCGTGATCACCGTCTCCGGGAAGGACCGGCTGGGCTGGCTCCATCTGCTGCTGACCCAGCACGTCAGCGAGCTGCCCCCCGGGGAGGCCACCGAAGCCCTGATCCTCTCCGCCCACGGCCACATCGAGCACGCGCTGTACCTCGTGGACGACGGCGAGACGGTGTGGGCGCACGTCGAACCGGGCACCCGGGAGGCGCTCCTCGCGTACCTGGAGTCGATGAAGTTCTTCTACCAGGTGGACATCGCGGACCGTACGGACGAGTTCGCCGTGGTGTTCCTGCCCGCCGGTTCGATCGCGGAGGTCCCCGAGGGCGTGGTCGTACGGGAGACCCCGCAGGGCCGCGACCTGTTCCTGCCGCGGGCCGCACTGGAGTCCTACGCCGCGGCCAACGGCCCGGCGATCGGCGTCCTGGCGTACGAGGCCCTGCGCGTGGAGGCGCACCGCCCGCGGCTGGGCTTCGAGACCGACCACCGCACCATCCCGCACGAGCTCGGCCTGATCGGCGCCGCGGTCCACCTGCAGAAGGGCTGCTACCGGGGGCAGGAGACCGTGGCACGCGTCCACAACCTGGGGAAGCCGCCGCGTCGGCTGGTGTTCCTGCACCTCGACGGCAGCGAGGTGCATCTGCCGGGACACGGCACTCCGGTACGGCTGGCCGCGGACGGCGCGGACGGGCGGCAGCTCGGCTTCGTCACGACATCGGCCCGCCACCACGAGCTGGGGCCGATCGCCCTCGCCCTGGTGAAGCGGAACGTGCCGGTGGACGCGGAACTGATGGCCGGGAGCACGGCGGCGGCCCAGGAGGTCGTGGTCGAGCCATAG
- a CDS encoding Fur family transcriptional regulator yields the protein MVSTDWKSDLRQRGYRLTPQRQLVLEAVDTLEHATPDDILVEVRKTASGVNISTVYRTLELLEELGLVSHAHLGHGAPTYHLADRHHHLHLVCRDCGDVIEADVDVAAGFTAELREKFGFVTDMKHFAIFGRCRTCEGRAADGRS from the coding sequence GTGGTGAGCACCGACTGGAAGAGCGATCTGCGGCAGCGCGGTTACCGTCTGACCCCGCAGCGCCAGCTCGTCCTCGAAGCCGTCGACACTCTGGAGCACGCGACGCCCGACGACATCCTCGTCGAGGTGCGCAAGACCGCGTCCGGGGTGAACATCTCGACGGTCTACCGGACCCTGGAGCTGCTGGAGGAGCTGGGCCTGGTCTCGCACGCCCATCTCGGGCACGGCGCCCCCACCTACCACCTGGCGGACCGGCACCACCACCTCCATCTGGTGTGCCGCGACTGCGGGGACGTGATCGAGGCGGACGTCGACGTGGCCGCCGGGTTCACCGCGGAACTCCGCGAGAAGTTCGGCTTCGTCACCGACATGAAGCACTTCGCGATCTTCGGCCGCTGCCGGACGTGCGAGGGAAGGGCCGCCGACGGCCGGTCGTAG